Genomic DNA from Pectinophora gossypiella chromosome 20, ilPecGoss1.1, whole genome shotgun sequence:
AGTAAGAGCCATCAGCGTCTTGGTGAGAACCATCAGCGTCTTGGTGAGATACCTCAGCGTCcatgtgagagccctcagtgtccgggtaagagccttcagggtcctggtgagagccctcagcgtcctggtatgaagtgtccggggcgaCTAAAGTGACCCCATCGAGCGGGTGACGTAAATCAAACTTGTATCGGAACTGCGCGGAGGACGTCCCTtctttatgtaatatttattattgttcattatatgacataattattataactaaCAGTAAGTACTTGCCCGTTATTTGCGACATTCGCATTGTTAGCGTTGTAAGGTGCTgtaacctgaaaaaaaaaattgttcgcttgagtcattttattatttttacttaccttttatatacacggtgttagtgacatcgtaacgaaaattttgagggataattcagaccataattcttagttaatatcttACGTAGCTTAAACACAGCTGACGAGGACTGGGTGTACTGTagtctatacacctctgcctaccccttcggagatacaggcgtgatgctgttatctTGACTACATTCAATTTGTGTATAGTTACATTAGTTACCTCATTCAGTCCTCTTCTCAACTCCCTGAGAGAGGACTTGATCTCGCTGAACCTGTCGGCGCCCTCATTACGGTCCTCCCTCCGCAGCTGCAGCTCCTTGAACCGGTCCATGAACTGTTCAGGGGTCATCGGCTTCAGGTCCTGCAAGTCGTTCCGCACCTGATACACACAATAGGGTAAATGTCCATTGCCTAGACCTGCCGTTCCCAAAGTTGTCTGGGATGCGGGTTCTGGGACCCATCTAATAACGGATTGGTTTTAATacttatgtaacgtcttaaacctaaataaagattttatctgcTTATCTAAACTCGGGACCCAGTCCTAGAAAATTTTACCGCTACCAATATGAATAaagaacttttttaaataagcagTTACCGGCCGTTGGCTCGGTCGGTTacacaatattaaaaacaaaatactattagaaaaaatactcctattggtactccacctcacaataaacacgatagaagagaagaagaagaatattagaAAGCTCTAAGGTCGGCTAGTATGTGACCagtgagtaagtaagtaaaatgtgtgttgtgtgtgtatgtgttatttttataaagaaacaatatttttttgatacattaaaaaccccacaaaaccaattcctcggtttgttcCAATGAAAtcagtttaaaatattatgtataaaaaaaacataaaaaagtttaaaattaacttaaaaaaattcccaattgagaaaagtttttacacactgcaaaagtttttcttacatgataaatagactgtaagtgatgtagattttgttgttattaatagtttttaagattttcatagttatttttagattaagtttgtttaatgttaagtacttattattatttattttttttgtatttctggccTAATGTGatttcttgatatttttgtttgtttttgctataccctcccgggtccatatgtggtactataatatttataacaactgtttaccatatggtgtgcaataaatactttgactttgactttgtaTTAAAACACAAgcttatagctaagagatcttttatTTAAATAGCCCATAATTTGAGAAACCCTGGCGTAGACAATTGGCAACACCATCGCGCGTGCGCGTGGCCAGCCAATCAGAGAAAGGGGGAGCAAGTGCTTCAACCAATCAGAACACAGAATATTCAGAGAAGCGTCGCGGCGCCGCGGCAAGGGACACTTCTAGACCGACTCAGACGATGGTCATGATGTGGTGGTTGATGACTGTTGTATGAGGACTCCTTCGACGATCGTCTGTACTTAAAAGCATGAAGTTCCTTAAGAGCAAATAAGCGATAGTGCAAGAGTGACTTCCCTACCTCATTCACGTTCCTCGGGTTGGCCCTGTTGCGGCGGCGGTCCACTTCTAAATGCGTGTTTTCATGGTCGTCATGTAAACTTGAAGCGCCTAACATTTGACCTGCGGATAAAgatttttaacattttcaatCCCTCGGTCTCCTAACAAGGCTATCACATAtgttcacggctatatcccaactggggtaaacagagcacatcccggacacttcatacaaaacaccacttttaaacagacactacacattgacgttatcgtacacgcgcatctgtgtatgtgacgtctgacgcccataagaTTTAAacctaaagtaagaccgagggggtgaggtaaacctagcgcagctgctggtggggcgaagagttgccgttctattattccttattttttggTTACGGTGTAAATGGCCCTGAATCCTGCAAACgcatcctaattttactttaagttatacccgtcattttcttatccgccgaaaaggaaaaggatggatgattgacagccgttaattttaggaagaatgagtaaataaacgaataacccgggcgaatctaataggtatctcgctggtatgcaaaccgtttgacgtgtctgtcaacttaattctgtcgggttatatgccaatgtaaaatgtttaggttctattaaatttgtgcttaaaattgacgtgtgttccgtaaattttatgcttgtcgattacccgtcactttccttttcggcggataagaaaatgacaggtataacttaaaataaaattagatggtgtcaacaggaattagcaccaataacaacgtgtatctaaaaaaatataatactaatCTCTAAGTCTAACCGGCGTACCGGtgtagtactattcagaggcggaggacaggagtcctagtacggctttgaaatagactactctgggcgccatcacaattgcgtcagacagagtagtgcggggcggaaggcaagagggaaaccactgctctatttttccctttaaagtagcatggagaatactgcaccgacaagagcgtggctctaaaattagtGATAAAGTCTAACCCGCAGGTGCAGCAGTACGGTCCATCCACACCCGTCCCTGTAGTCGGTTCTTGTAGTCGACTTCCTCCACCGGCCTGTTCTGTAAAGCGTCCATCTTGCGGAGTTTCTCTATCTTTTCGGCGGCTGTTAGTACTGGCGGCAGACCTAGAACAAGACAACatgaaaaaaacataatataaacagcctatatacgtcccactgcagggcacaggcctcccatcaatcaactagtcgaagtatggagcatactccaccacgctgatccactgcgggtcggtggagcgttgggctcacgacccggaggtcccgggttcgaatcccggtggggacatgtcacaaaaatcactttgtgatctctagtttggttaggccattagaggctgatcacctgattgtccaaaaagtaagatgatccatgcttcggaaggcacgttaagccgttggtcccggttactacttacttataattaagtagtcgttacatgagccatgtcagcgactcattaataaccctgacaccagggttgatgaggttggcaattcaccccacaacccacacgatagatgaagaacCTCACATTGAGAGTCAAGTGTTTTTCCTATTGGGCAACCACGGATGTTTGTACTTAAGTAACTTGTACTGACCGTGAGCCGCGTTGTAGGCGTTCTGCTCGTGCCTCTGGGCCTCCTCGAGGCGGTGCCGCTGCAGCGCGCTGTGGTAGGGCAGGTCGCGGCGGGGCTCCGCCGTGGGCGGCTCGCGCGCCGGGGGCTTCGGCGCCGGACGCTTCTTCACCGCGCCACGGGACACAGCCCTAGTGTTACATGTCCAGAGATTATCactaacatacacacataacataagctctaaCATACCCTAATAGGGTATTTTactgggtcatcatcatcatctccctagcattatcccgtttttcacagggtccgcttacccatggtataacaaaaacAGGTATGCAAATGTGTTCACGCAAATAAacgatttatctatctatctatctattacaaGCCGCcgttgctagccctttgatgacgacTGAAAATAGCCTTAGCCGTTAGGTATTTTAGTAtagaatttcaaattcaaaaatatctttattcagtaggtaacatagttacactttgaatcgtcaatttttacataacgaacgtctcatccgcctaaaactactgcagcttctcacaacctgtatagccggggaaaagaagctgcaagaaaaacctcggcacagggccctagacgttctttaaaaaaaataaaaataaacataaaatattgatatacaattgagtaatttagctgcctaatatcagttctcagacagttaatcccatgcattcatatcttctaaataatcactaactttataataaccttttttgtaaagtttttgtttaactactgtcttaaagcagttgaaaggcaaattctgaatgtcaatgggaatcttattgtaaaaacgtatacattgccccttaaaagatttagtaatcttatgtaatcgactgacttgtaaagcaagtttatttttattccgggtattaacaatgtgccgatcgctattttttgcaaataatcctatatgttttttttacatatattaagttttcaaagatatattgtgatgccaaagttaaaatattaatttctttaaatttatttctaagtgacatcttgggtcccaatttgtaaatcgcccgaatggcccgcttttgcagaacaaaaatgctgttcacatctgcagcatgaccccacagcaagatgccgtacgacattagactgtggaagtaggcaaaataattaagaataatactacgtatagaacggcaactcttcgctccccacccgcggctgagctaggttacctcacccccgctcggtcttactttagtcttgaatggtacgggcgtcagatgtcacacacacagattcgCATGTACGATGACGTGAAtatatagtgtctgtgtaaaatgatgGTTTTTTGTATGATGTGTGCAGTGTGGCCCCAGTCAGTCGCCGTAAAATCAAAATACGTAAACAACAAAAGATtggaaataaaacttacaattccTTATCGATTTTGTTAACTGCCGCGACAGCCGTGTTGATCTGGGGCTGGTCATTCGTCCTCTTCAATGGagctttatttatattgttaccATTTCCATTCAACACATTATGTGTCTGAGCTCTAGATACATTGGCCACTGTAGTCTCTGCCAAACCACTGGACGTAGAAGGACCAGCGTTAGATGAGCCGAGATATCTGATCTGCGTCTTCGGTTGATCTTGTAAAATGTTTGTGTTCTTAACAAAGTTTGCAGGTCGAGTCACACCGTTGCTAGTGGATGGTAATGGGATATTTGTAGGTTTTGGAACGTTCATAGGTTTTATGTTGGTCGCTTTAGGAAGTTCCCTCTTCGGTTGGGGTACAGGATCTGTAAACAACCATTTTCAGCCTTATTACATAGTACTGGTCTTCTTACACCATGATCTATCCAACAATCGTCAATCATGATACAggattaaaacaaaattgaccttattattactacattgcgatcgttatttgtagggtcgtatgctgatttaCGGAATGCCGTGGGAATACCAAGGTAAAACCACGATCATACCATAGGATAGatgtaatggtgctaattcctgtaaacaccatctaattttattttaagttatatctgtcattgtcttatccgccgaaaaggaaagggacgggtaatctttttttttgacgtgacttattgtagatttgccgcagatggcattaactacttggccggacaaatggggagcgctgaaggctctcacctggtacaacgtttaagacaacaggcctgagggtgcccagttgggcgcgaacctcggctcagggcgtcgtctgagaggaaaaatatttgaaagaattaatcgaccctagtgggtcgatagcgataagcgctgaatgagggaaatcgtcgaccacgccggcggggtcggtatcggggacctgaagtgtttggtgtcgcgtaATCGTCGGTcggctctatggctagagtaatcgggtcgtcgggatcgtatattacgtccttcggacgccgatatttttcagtaccgtccctaagcggaatgtactcggaagccgcaactaccaggggatttgggtggtgcggagcagaatcgaaaaaacgtttgatcgacgggtaatcgacaagcataaaatttatggaacacacgtcaattttaagcacatatctaaaacaaccgtctaaaatttttacattggccaataacccgacagaattatattcgcaagcacacgtcaaacggtttgcataccagcgagatacctttttgattcgcccgggttattcattcatttactcattcttcctaaaatttagagctgtgaatcatccgtctctttccttctcggcggataagaaaatgacaggtataacttaaagtaaaattaggtgtctgcaggaatcggagccactatctctctaagggtggtattaataaactaatctcatcttcgagactgccctcaagatcatgtcaatgtgactgttctcatataaaaacagagacttgagcatgatcttgagggcagtctcagctgagattagtttattaataccacccttaattcCACTACATAACAATCTCACCATCGTCGAGTCTCAAGAACCCGTGGTTGGAGTCGAGGTGCAGCTGGCGGTACTTGATCATGACCCACTCGCGGCACTCCGGGCACTGCTCCGTGCGCACCCCGCAATAGCTCTCGTGCGCTGGGAGCTCGCGCCGAGGGAGCTCCAGCTCGCAGAACCTTCatgacataaacagcatatatacggtcacgagcattaatatgtatacactttggtaccatgtcacattaacttttttgacaaattgaactgcaagtctcactaaatgtcaaatatgttagtgcaacagagtcctaaagtggatacattatattgctcatgactgtacattcgtcccactgctgggcacaggcctcccctcaatcaaccggaggggggcgTATATTCctactttggaaacattcccggaAATAAAAAGGCGTAGTTATGTAAAAGGAGCTTAGAAGGTCAAAATATGCCTATAGCAATGCTATGCAATTTATAGGTAGTGCTAATCGCCTcccattaaaatgttttttacttTCGTTAAGATTTACTAACCTTAGTGTGCAAGTGTGAAAGACCAAGTATTACTTGGTCCTTGGTAATTGTGGTTTTGCATTACTAACAATTGGGCCTGAGTTgccaaaataaacattttaattattatttttaccggAAGTATCTCGACAAATTCGGCCGTTTGGAGAAAATGATTAAGGTTACCTGCAAGACTTGATGGTATGTGCACATGAGTCCCTGATGTGGTCTTCCAGGTCTGTTCCACAGACCTTCTCCCCACACTGCTTGCATGGCACTGAAAAATGATTAATTAGACTTGATACCACGACTAGATGAGTTTTTTGACAAGTAAATGATTTTGATACTACCCACTTAAAAGTTCTCAATTTTTTGCACTATCAAAAAGCGTGCGCACTTCGATTATACGTGCGTCTTATATATCCGaacatattataattaaaaaaaattacatacaaaGAGAGGTTCACACagattttatagcaattttttTAAACCCACTAAATGTACGGGAATgtctttgtatttattatatctcAAAGAATTGGGTagcttcctaggtcaaagataaattatgaaattctgagtactaaataaagacagatttgcAGACTTTCTGCTATTTATATAAGAAGTATTTATATTATagtatttatagttttttatagtatttttattattgtatttatttattttttgtatttttattttttttattgtttttattttttattttttttagtgtttatattagtatttattttattgtaatctgttctcatgtaagtgacttaTTTCATGTCTTAATGAGAATAAAGAATCTTTGAACCTAAGTTGTATCTGGAATACTCGGCCTTAGATTATCAAGCTATGAATCCCTCTTCTACGTTTTTCTTCTGATAATTAGAACTGTGACCGAAGGCCAAAGGTTACATGACTCAGGTAAAAAATTACCTTATACTACGTAATAAAAGTTAGGCATCCctctaaatataaaaatcttaCATAATTTATGCAACTTCTCATGATGCTCCTCAAGCTCATTCTGAGGCACAGGCTCCTTGCACACCGGGCACACGCGGATGTTACGTGCACAATGAACCGTGTGGATCGTGAAGTTCACCGCTGGGATCTCTCGCTTGCTGAAAACAAGATGTTCTGTATAACAAAAATGCAAAATGGTCTGTGTtctgtatgttgtgtgtgttctgtgtgtgtgtgtgtgtgtgtgtgttctgtgtgtgtgtgtgtgtgtgtgtgtgttctgtgtgtgtgtgtgtgtgtgtgtgtgtgtgtgtgtgtgtgtgtgtgtgtgtgtgtgtgttctgtgtgtgtgtgttgtgtgtgtgtgttctgtgtgtgtgtgtgtgtgttctgtGTGTGTTCTGTAAATGTTGTGTCTCAGGTTTTGACTGGAAAGGAAaacaatttacaatacaatttattttatacataatattttatttatattacattatgtTAAAGATCAATTGCTTTTTAGCTTTTAGGctagattgtaatattatgaaggatatattctattctaatgctttatttaaataaaaaaaatataagtatttaattcTATCTTAATATTGCCTGATAGTGTAAACCACATCTTTTTGAACAATCACATTGGAATATGATTGTTGTTAACGAAAGTTGAAAGAAATCAAATTTTTGTTAAAGAATTTCAGATCAGAATGTGATATTTCAAAAAGGCACTACATGGTTTTTACTATAAACTGACTGAAAACTGATTCAGTAGGAGCTATGTTATATGTATTACTTTGTTCTCTACCCACTGCTGGATATAGGCCTCCTCTATTTCACGCCATCCTATCcgatcctgtgcaagtctcatccattatTTTCCGGCaaacctcacaatgtcatccgaccaccttCTTTGTTAGCTGGGTCATATTAATacttgttagtaacaatgattaaCTGTTTTACTCTAATAAAACTTGACTGTGCTGGTTTGATAAGGGTTATTTGTatatttccatatctcgggttTATGGAGTCCCAGGCAAAGTAAAGCAAACATGTAGAGGCCCTTTGAGACGATTTAATGTTGTGtgacattataataatttaagtacctatactaGCAATATAAACCGATGCATGTACGTCACTGCACTTgtgttcttgttttttttttataatgttcatCAAGTCTTGTGTTAGTGTTAGTTGGAGTGTCTatataaatgtttattactaaGTAAAATATCTCGTTAAAAGATTCCCACTGAAGGCTATGAATGCATGTCACATTCTTTTGTTTATCAAGTTACCATTGACTTTCTGATATTTCATTTAACTACACTGGTTACTGCTACAAACCTTGTCAAATAGCACACACATTACTATTCTTACAAAGTGTTGCAAGCCTAGCCTAGAAACTACGTTATCAAGGTTTTTCATTACATGTCTTCACTTCCCTTGTGAATGAAAAGAATGAATTAATCTGTCTATAATATACTTTCATCAGCCTGTTTTTGTTGCCAATGACGCAAAAACTGAAGTTTTTCATCAAACAATTTGTCCGTTGAAAGGTAAACAACCGAGAAAACGAATTACAACAGCTGTACGTTACTTTTGCTCCATataatatctaaaaataaactttactaACGCGTGTAGATATAAATAGGATAAATATTGACAAGAGCTCAGAGACGGGTTGCGATCAAAACTCACCAGTTAGGACATACTTTCTGCTCCTCATCTTCCATTCTGCACTCAGTTACGAAGTTTTACGAAGAAACTTGAAACCAAAATGGTCTTCAGCACTTTACAACCAATTTCCACAGTGTTAATCCAATCTGTAGCCTCCAGACCACAGCACAAGTTGAAATACTCTTTCCCGTAATCAGGTATCGTTATCCATTCACAACCTACcctatatttaaatatgaaataaacgaattcattttatttgtcgGTGAATCCCGaaaattgtttttaaacttttgacATTTCTAGTGATGTCCCATTGAcggacataataaaaaaataacgttaCAGTACAGTTAGACATATCGTTGTAACTTTGTATGTTAACGTCAAAATGTAGTTGTGTCGATGCCGTCACCAGCATTGAGGGACTTTCccaactttccaggctacgtgccccaaaaacaatatagatggcgctgtaatgATTTTCCTTTGTTTGCCTTTTaaattcatggataacagatataatgcatattttatcttgtttttgggtatgaatgatgaccctttttattacacccaggcacaattacatcttccacccattattattctaatcaaaacaaagagaagcaGTATAgctaacaacataattctagaCATAACgtgattcaaaaatatttattttgtatttttgaataattatgtattaccaaagtaatgagaaaatacataattatcacattaaataccggcgtgcgtgtatgaagcgattgatgaatgtggaggaagcaagagaagtgtgtcaggatcgaagcaaatggaattctatagtctctgcttaccccggtgggaaataggcgtgagtttatgtatgtatgtatgtatcacatTAAATCGAGTCGTCCCTGCtatctattatttaaaaaaaagattatcctTCCTACTCCTTCCTTGTCGTTACTGAAACCTCAAATCTGATATTTGGCGACAAATTCTCGTAATTTTTGTGTAGTAAGTGCAACGGATAAGAGACAGGGTGTTCGgagattatgtattttatttgaaaactaATGGAAAGggctagtaaaataaaaaaccaaaagtacctatattattatttatttatatttattaccttaTCTATCTCACAACTGATCACCACTGCATTGATTCATTAATATGTCAAATCTGAGTGAGGCTTACGGCTAATTTAACACTAGGAGAACATAGGAAgatcattattaattataaatgcaGTGGCCAtcagtttttcatttaaattaaatagcGTTATTATATCACACATAGCCGCTGAACTATTCCTTAGCAAAAAGTAATCTATGTATAATCGGGCACAATAGGGTAGCTTCcaacaaatcagttactttttacttaacgtcaaaacacgaaattacaacggaatttgtatgaaaaagcgacctgtgacgtcatagaaaaatgtgacaaaatgtagcacttattattacatttttctttatttaaattaataaataagttaaatagaaaaaagaaaacgttttttgtcacctttagatctgtgtttatttagtaatagagctaggaaactacccaattgcccGAGATATAATGCATAAAACTGtatctgtattttatttacttatattttttgtacgGAAAAATATGGTGGCGGATTCTTATcagtataaaatgtataaatataaattaaaatcacAACATTATGTACATTATCGCTCGAAAATCGAGACCGCAGgggaagaaatatattttttcatttctatGAATGTAGCCTGTCTATTTTTGCTTTATACAGGGGCCCTAAGCTTACAAgattttacaaaatgtttcatAAGATTTCGCTTCTCTACTTCTGACTACAATGCTCgtaatttttacagaagctgtaCATCCACGCTGAGATCTTAGTAGATTCCATTATAACTAATTTGGCTTGCAAAATATCTATGACTTTGAAAATTGCAGATTCATACATTTTCTATTGATTACATTCGCGTAGTTTGGCAACACCAAATTATGCAGTAATGTTGGCAATAAGATCTATAGTGAAAACGGTGACATCATCTACAACAAACACCTATTATTTAACGTATATAGACCGAACATCACTACTTTGCTCTAtaaggccggtcacatacattcggaattccgtttcggaatttcgattcgaaatatcgattcgaaatatcgaacGCATTAAATCCATACAACATCTATGAATCAACCACATACTTAGTTTTTTTCCGTTCGAAATTTAATCTGATTGGGAATTCCGTATGATGGCCTATGTATTCGGAATTACgcatttcgtattttttttttccttgataggtaTAGGAACAGTGCTATCGCGATAAGAAAATCGTCGTCCATAATGCCAAATGTCTGAACTCAAGTTCTAGAGTCGCTCAACTGAGCCTTGTTATTCCGAACGGAAATAAACGTATGTGTGTGATATATTAACGGAATCCCGAAACagtatttcgaatcgaaattccgaaacggaattccgaatgtatgtgaccggcctaACAGTGGTTCCCAACGGTATTCGTAACACTCGGGATACGGAAAGATGCTTAAAGTACGCAGAATAGTCAGTCGAACCGACATTCTCATTCTTTAATGTTCTTAGacttttattattactgtactacctctttggggatacaggcgtgatgctaagtcAGGGACGCGAGATTGTACTCTCTTTAAGAAGTACGcatgaaatatatatatatatatttaaataaatatatataaatatatatttggcggttattatcataattaaaacacataataccgagtTCGTACCGccttaaaatcagggatatgagaccccATGGGTATGTGTGAgtatatccctgattttaaagcggtaagaacctggtgttatatgttttaattaagctATTTGGGATCCACTGCTGTACGCAAATGATGTTCATATCATCATGGTGTATTGTGCAATTCTAAACTCGTTAACAAATGGGTTCACAACTAAGAAAATTACGCATACATAATTTCCAGACAATAATACACATGTAAGAATTGtcaacatacaaaaaaatacaaccaAACTTATAGCCAAACTTCGATAAAAAAGACTCCCATGCTTTTGACTGGATTAGCTATAAAATAGATTTAAAGCATACCATAGccatttttatagatttttaaataaagaatagacTGACACGAGAGAGGAACCAATTACATTTACCTAACTTGGCTGAGATAAATATATCCACAGTTAAAAAATATAGGTCCATCACTAATTTTTTGGCTGTTAGGTAGctcttcgaacaccggaactcaatatcattaccgtaaacgcaaaaatatccagTTATAGCTTATGTACgctcacgagtactaatatgtatacactttgataccatgtcacattaacttttttgacaaattaaaccgtaaggctcattaaatgtcaaatatgatagtgcgacagg
This window encodes:
- the LOC126376224 gene encoding uncharacterized protein LOC126376224 isoform X2; the protein is MEDEEQKVCPNCKREIPAVNFTIHTVHCARNIRVCPVCKEPVPQNELEEHHEKLHKLLPCKQCGEKVCGTDLEDHIRDSCAHTIKSCRFCELELPRRELPAHESYCGVRTEQCPECREWVMIKYRQLHLDSNHGFLRLDDDPVPQPKRELPKATNIKPMNVPKPTNIPLPSTSNGVTRPANFVKNTNILQDQPKTQIRYLGSSNAGPSTSSGLAETTVANVSRAQTHNVLNGNGNNINKAPLKRTNDQPQINTAVAAVNKIDKELAVSRGAVKKRPAPKPPAREPPTAEPRRDLPYHSALQRHRLEEAQRHEQNAYNAAHGLPPVLTAAEKIEKLRKMDALQNRPVEEVDYKNRLQGRVWMDRTAAPAGQMLGASSLHDDHENTHLEVDRRRNRANPRNVNEDLKPMTPEQFMDRFKELQLRREDRNEGADRFSEIKSSLRELRRGLNEVTAPYNANNANVANNGERRARASPLPPDEEDVPLPCEFCGAPVPASTLVQHQTGCRPDLAQYRPHSPSPRSASPANYEDPVIPCEFCTESLPVYLISEHQERCGRDANLLYPD
- the LOC126376224 gene encoding uncharacterized protein LOC126376224 isoform X1 — encoded protein: MEDEEQKVCPNCKREIPAVNFTIHTVHCARNIRVCPVCKEPVPQNELEEHHEKLHKLLPCKQCGEKVCGTDLEDHIRDSCAHTIKSCRFCELELPRRELPAHESYCGVRTEQCPECREWVMIKYRQLHLDSNHGFLRLDDDPVPQPKRELPKATNIKPMNVPKPTNIPLPSTSNGVTRPANFVKNTNILQDQPKTQIRYLGSSNAGPSTSSGLAETTVANVSRAQTHNVLNGNGNNINKAPLKRTNDQPQINTAVAAVNKIDKELAVSRGAVKKRPAPKPPAREPPTAEPRRDLPYHSALQRHRLEEAQRHEQNAYNAAHGLPPVLTAAEKIEKLRKMDALQNRPVEEVDYKNRLQGRVWMDRTAAPAGQMLGASSLHDDHENTHLEVDRRRNRANPRNVNEVRNDLQDLKPMTPEQFMDRFKELQLRREDRNEGADRFSEIKSSLRELRRGLNEVTAPYNANNANVANNGERRARASPLPPDEEDVPLPCEFCGAPVPASTLVQHQTGCRPDLAQYRPHSPSPRSASPANYEDPVIPCEFCTESLPVYLISEHQERCGRDANLLYPD